Proteins encoded in a region of the Onychostoma macrolepis isolate SWU-2019 chromosome 20, ASM1243209v1, whole genome shotgun sequence genome:
- the cdh2 gene encoding cadherin-2, with product MYRSGGVMLGLLAALQVAVQGTGAMPCQPGFTENEYNVMTADVITEGQVLLKVDFVDCGRGSGLRFESGDPADFRIEADGTVFAARTLQLSDRKGRSLEIKAKDVKSQEEWLVHVNFTQPKQVPEILFPRHSVVVKGDGSVNRVKRDWVIPPVNVLENSRKQFPEELVKIQSDKDKSNTLRYSVTGPGADQNPTGLFIIDPISGILSVTKPLDREHIPNFHLRAHAVDINGNQMENPIDIIINVIDMNDNRPEFTHQIWNGTVDEGAKPGTFVMTVTSQDKDDPNTANGMLRYKILSQTPESPSSNMFTINNKTGKIITVAAGLDREKVPQYTLIIQATDMEGNPTYGLSNTATAVIRLLDVNDNAPEFTRETFHGEVPENRVNVIVTNLTVTDKDEPGTPAWNAVYRIITGDPTGRFSIPTDPVTNEGLVTVVKPIDFEINRSFMLTVVAENEVPLASGIHRTRQATSTVSIRVIDVNESPNFEPNPKQVKLEEGLPQWSMLATFTAHDPDRYMQQTIRYSKLFDPANWLEIDPNNGRISTIAVLDRESPYVKNNLYNATFMAADNGVPPASGTGTLQIYLLDINDNAPRVFPQETEVCERPEPNAINITAVDGDLNPNAGPYAFELPNRPSDIRRNWTLTRISGDHAQLSLKISYLESGIYELPISITDSGNLPMSNTTYLRIKVCQCDHHGDCVDMERIMAAGLGTGAIIAILICIIILLVLVLMFVMWMKRRDKERQAKQLLIDPEDDVRDNILKYDEEGGGEEDQDYDLSQLQQPDTLEPDMIKPVGIRRLDERPMHSEPNYPIRSAAPHPGDIGEFIHEGLKAADTDPTAPPYDSLLVFDYEGSGSTAGSLSSLHSSSSGGDQDYDYLNDWGPRFRKLADMYGGNDD from the exons TGGATTTCGTGGACTGTGGCAGAGGTTCTGGCTTGCGTTTCGAGAGCGGAGACCCTGCGGATTTCCGGATAGAGGCCGACGGGACGGTTTTCGCAGCGCGAACCCTGCAGCTATCTGACAGGAAGGGGCGGAGCTTGGAGATTAAGGCCAAGGACGTGAAGTCTCAAGAGGAATGGCTGGTGCACGTCAACTTCACCCAACCCAAGCAG GTGCCAGAGATACTGTTTCCGCGGCACAGTGTGGTTGTCAAGGGCGACGGCAGTGTGAATCGCGTGAAAAGAGACTGGGTCATTCCTCCTGTCAACGTGCTTGAGAACTCCAGAAAACAATTCCCTGAAGAGCTTGTGAAA atccAGTCAGATAAGGACAAGAGTAACACACTGCGCTATAGCGTGACCGGACCAGGAGCCGACCAGAACCCCACCGGCCTGTTTATCATCGACCCCATTTCAGGAATCCTGTCCGTCACCAAACCGCTGGACAGAGAACACATCCCAAATTTCCAT CTACGTGCTCATGCTGTAGACATCAATGGGAACCAGATGGAGAACCCCATCGACATAATCATCAATGTCATCGATATGAATGACAACCGGCCAGAGTTCACTCACCAGATCTGGAACGGAACCGTGGATGAGGGCGCCAAACCAG GTACATTTGTAATGACAGTGACCTCCCAGGATAAGGATGACCCAAATACAGCCAATGGGATGCTCAGATACAAGATCCTCTCCCAGACCCCAGAGAGCCCCTCCTCCAACATGTTCACTATCAACAACAAGACCGGCAAAATCATCACTGTAGCTGCAGGTCTAGATCGTGAG AAGGTGCCTCAATACACCCTGATCATTCAGGCTACCGACATGGAGGGAAACCCCACGTATGGTCTGTCCAACACCGCCACTGCTGTCATACGCCTGCTGGATGTCAATGACAACGCTCCAGAGTTCACCCGAGAGACT TTCCACGGTGAGGTCCCAGAGAACCGTGTGAATGTGATAGTGACGAATCTCACCGTGACTGACAAAGATGAACCGGGGACTCCTGCCTGGAATGCAGTGTACCGGATCATAACAGGGGATCCAACCGGACGCTTCTCCATCCCTACTGATCCCGTTACCAACGAAGGCCTCGTCACCGTCGTGAAG CCAATTGATTTTGAGATTAATCGATCATTCATGCTGACGGTTGTCGCTGAAAATGAGGTGCCGTTGGCGAGTGGGATCCATCGCACCCGCCAGGCTACATCCACCGTGTCCATACGTGTCATCGACGTGAATGAAAGCCCAAATTTTGAACCCAACCCCAAACAGGTCAAACTGGAGGAGGGACTTCCACAGTGGTCGATGCTGGCGACTTTTACAGCTCATGATCCAGACAGATACATGCAGCAGACTATTAG GTACTCTAAATTGTTTGACCCCGCCAACTGGCTGGAGATCGACCCCAACAATGGACGAATTTCCACCATTGCTGTCCTGGACCGAGAGTCTCCATATGTCAAAAACAACCTCTACAACGCCACATTCATGGCTGCTGATAACG GTGTCCCCCCTGCGAGTGGGACAGGTACTCTGCAGATCTACCTGCTGGACATAAATGATAACGCACCTCGAGTCTTCCCTCAAGAAACAGAAGTGTGCGAGCGCCCCGAACCCAATGCCATCAATATCACAGCCGTAGACGGAGATCTCAACCCCAACGCTGGGCCCTACGCTTTTGAACTGCCCAACCGACCCTCTGACATCCGCAGGAACTGGACACTGACTCGAATCAGTG GCGATCACGCTCAGTTAAGTCTGAAGATTAGTTACCTGGAAAGCGGGATATACGAGCTGCCCATCAGCATCACGGACTCGGGTAACCTGCCCATGTCCAACACCACCTACCTGCGTATCAAAGTATGCCAGTGCGATCATCACGGCGACTGCGTGGACATGGAACGCATCATGGCAGCTGGGCTGGGCACCGGAGCCATCATCGCCATACTTATCTGCATCATCATTCTGCTGG TGCTGGTGTTGATGTTTGTGATGTGGATGAAGAGACGGGATAAAGAGAGACAGGCCAAGCAGCTGCTGATCGATCCAGAGGACGATGTGCGAGACAACATACTCAAATACGACGAGGAGGGCGGTGGAGAGGAAGACCAG GACTATGATCTGAGCCAGCTGCAGCAGCCCGATACTCTGGAGCCAGACATGATCAAGCCTGTCGGGATCCGCCGGCTGGACGAGCGACCAATGCACTCCGAGCCCAACTATCCCATCCGCTCGGCTGCACCCCATCCCGGAGACATAGGAGAGTTCATCCACGAG GGTCTCAAGGCAGCCGACACCGATCCCACGGCCCCTCCGTATGACTCCCTGCTGGTGTTCGACTACGAGGGCAGCGGCTCCACGGCCGGATCGCTCAGCTCTCTTCACTCCTCCAGCAGCGGAGGCGACCAGGACTATGACTACCTCAACGACTGGGGCCCTCGCTTCCGCAAACTCGCCGACATGTACGGAGGCAACGACGACTAG